Proteins from a single region of Streptomyces sp. TN58:
- a CDS encoding alpha/beta fold hydrolase: MAEIHGPTEGRNMRHELKIDDRTLSYLDFGGTGRPLLALHGGMSEALAFTGLAAALGDDWRVIAPDQRGHGDSDRAAHYRREGYVSDAVALLDHLGLDTPVALLGYSLGGLNAYHLAAAHPDRISALVGVDATVDIRIPDGPQWFDFLDGLPYTAPTREELLAAAGPAAPFVADGLRPLPDGTGWRLAYHPQDMLDSIHACAGDHWDTWLAGNCPALLVHGTHSQALTQPVADAMTTRRPKTSYAPLDGDHFVPFTDPDGFHRTVATFLAAL, encoded by the coding sequence ATGGCAGAGATCCACGGCCCCACGGAAGGCAGGAACATGCGCCACGAGCTGAAGATCGACGACCGGACCCTCTCCTACCTGGACTTCGGCGGCACCGGCCGGCCGCTCCTCGCCCTGCACGGCGGCATGTCCGAAGCCCTCGCCTTCACCGGCCTCGCCGCCGCACTCGGCGACGACTGGCGGGTCATCGCCCCCGACCAGCGCGGCCACGGCGACTCGGACCGGGCGGCCCACTACCGCCGCGAAGGCTACGTGTCCGACGCCGTCGCCCTCCTGGACCACCTGGGCCTGGACACCCCCGTCGCCCTCCTCGGCTACTCACTCGGCGGACTCAACGCCTACCACCTGGCCGCCGCCCACCCGGACCGGATCTCCGCGCTCGTCGGCGTCGACGCCACCGTCGACATCCGCATCCCCGACGGACCGCAGTGGTTCGACTTCCTCGACGGCCTCCCCTACACCGCCCCCACCCGCGAGGAGCTCCTCGCCGCCGCCGGACCCGCCGCCCCCTTCGTCGCCGACGGACTGCGCCCCCTCCCCGACGGCACCGGCTGGCGCCTGGCCTACCACCCGCAGGACATGCTCGACTCCATCCACGCCTGCGCCGGCGACCACTGGGACACCTGGCTCGCCGGCAACTGCCCGGCCCTGCTGGTCCACGGCACCCACAGCCAGGCGCTCACGCAGCCCGTCGCCGACGCGATGACCACCCGCCGCCCGAAGACGTCGTACGCGCCCCTCGACGGAGACCACTTCGTACCGTTCACCGACCCGGACGGCTTCCACCGCACCGTCGCAACCTTCCTGGCGGCCCTCTGA
- a CDS encoding TetR/AcrR family transcriptional regulator, translating to MGNREDLLAGARRCLEEKGYLRTTVRDIATAAQVSMAAIGYHFGSREALLNQALFAAMEEWAAGSGRLAGEGETAGERYADTWDRKIRDFGEMRWLWLASVEAFVHAQSSPELLVILAEGQRRNRRMVAAALRGVPESEVSEADVRALGSMHIALLSGVMVQALTDPEEAPDGRELLRGLREMVGLLED from the coding sequence ATGGGAAATCGCGAGGACCTGCTGGCCGGCGCCCGGCGCTGCCTGGAGGAGAAGGGCTATCTGCGCACGACCGTGCGCGACATCGCCACGGCCGCCCAGGTGAGCATGGCCGCGATCGGCTACCACTTCGGCTCGCGCGAGGCGCTGCTCAACCAGGCGCTGTTCGCCGCGATGGAGGAGTGGGCGGCGGGCTCCGGCCGGCTCGCCGGCGAGGGCGAGACCGCGGGGGAGCGCTACGCCGACACCTGGGACCGCAAGATCCGGGACTTCGGCGAGATGCGCTGGCTGTGGCTGGCCTCGGTCGAGGCCTTCGTGCACGCGCAGTCCTCACCGGAACTGCTCGTGATCCTGGCCGAGGGGCAGCGCCGCAACCGCCGGATGGTGGCCGCGGCGCTGCGCGGGGTGCCGGAGTCGGAGGTGTCGGAGGCGGACGTACGCGCCCTGGGGTCGATGCACATCGCGCTGCTGAGCGGGGTGATGGTGCAGGCCCTGACCGACCCCGAGGAGGCGCCGGACGGGCGGGAGCTGCTGCGGGGGCTGCGCGAGATGGTCGGTCTGCTCGAAGACTGA
- a CDS encoding S1C family serine protease: protein MTESFRREGEYPQEHRPQHAPFGEDWQRGRDRLAHEAGAGTWAGAYPPPPSYPPAAPGWHEAHQPPVIRGETVPAAAGGEGGGAEGAGLPQGPAHAAPDRRAKKPVALLAAVALVAALVGGGTAAAVQQLLDRQGGTAGGVSGTNVSQSSTGTVAGIAEQVSPSVVRIDTRTGSGQGTGSGFVLTADGEIATNNHVVDGATEIQVTTSDGRKYQARIVGTDPDKDLALIKLQDASGLKPARLGDSGSVKVGDQVVAIGSPDGLTGTVTSGIVSALEREVKVPKSEQSSPQSRQRGGDSWPFSFGGRQFNGDTGSNTTSYKALQTDASLNPGNSGGALLNMNGEVVGMPSAIYSPASAGSAAGSVGLGFAIPVDTIKADLDSLRKGGPGGKGSGGDSRTSGGDSFANGFGTSF, encoded by the coding sequence ATGACCGAGAGCTTCCGCCGCGAAGGCGAGTACCCGCAGGAACACCGCCCCCAGCACGCGCCGTTCGGCGAGGACTGGCAGCGCGGACGCGACCGGCTGGCGCACGAAGCCGGGGCCGGGACCTGGGCCGGGGCGTATCCGCCGCCGCCCTCCTACCCGCCGGCCGCGCCCGGTTGGCACGAGGCGCACCAGCCGCCGGTCATCCGCGGCGAGACGGTCCCGGCGGCGGCCGGCGGCGAAGGCGGCGGCGCGGAGGGCGCCGGCCTCCCGCAGGGTCCGGCCCACGCCGCCCCCGACCGGCGTGCGAAGAAGCCGGTCGCCCTGCTGGCCGCCGTGGCCCTCGTCGCCGCCCTGGTCGGCGGCGGCACCGCGGCCGCCGTGCAGCAGCTGCTGGACCGGCAGGGCGGCACCGCCGGCGGGGTCAGCGGTACGAACGTCTCGCAGTCCAGCACCGGCACCGTCGCCGGCATCGCCGAACAGGTCAGCCCCTCGGTCGTCCGCATCGACACCCGTACCGGCTCCGGCCAGGGCACCGGCTCCGGCTTCGTGCTCACCGCCGACGGCGAGATCGCCACCAACAACCACGTCGTGGACGGCGCCACCGAGATCCAGGTGACGACGAGCGACGGCAGGAAGTACCAGGCCAGGATCGTCGGCACCGACCCCGACAAGGACCTGGCGCTGATCAAACTCCAGGACGCGTCCGGCCTCAAGCCCGCCAGGCTCGGCGACTCCGGCAGCGTCAAGGTCGGCGACCAGGTCGTCGCCATCGGCTCGCCCGACGGTCTCACCGGTACCGTGACCAGCGGCATCGTCTCGGCCCTGGAGCGCGAGGTGAAGGTCCCCAAGTCGGAGCAGAGCTCCCCGCAGAGCCGACAGCGGGGCGGTGACAGCTGGCCCTTCTCCTTCGGCGGCCGGCAGTTCAACGGCGACACCGGCTCGAACACCACCTCGTACAAGGCGCTCCAGACCGACGCCTCCCTCAACCCCGGCAACTCCGGAGGCGCCCTGCTCAACATGAACGGCGAGGTCGTGGGCATGCCCTCCGCGATCTACTCCCCCGCCTCGGCCGGTTCCGCCGCGGGCAGCGTGGGCCTCGGCTTCGCCATCCCCGTCGACACGATCAAGGCCGACCTGGACTCGCTCCGCAAGGGCGGCCCCGGCGGCAAGGGCTCCGGCGGAGACTCCCGCACCTCCGGCGGCGACTCCTTCGCCAACGGCTTCGGCACCTCCTTCTGA
- a CDS encoding sensor histidine kinase: protein MSPLARFRALPLRSRLALLVTVAVALAVATVAGVSWVVVRAQLDNQLNQSLMATNPTSQVLDRLRSGCPARPPAQPQQDIAEKLNATVQIVTADGNHCWVSGQTDLPVLALDREVATGRKNKALHDATTDNGVRMRVYTFAAQTTPGAPIFAVSVARPLSDIDKPLSTLAWVLLLVSALGIAGAGAAGLWVARTGLRPVDELTEAVEHIARTEDLTVRIPDEGDDEIARLSRSFNSMTAAVASSQERQAQLIADAGHELRTPLTSLRTNIELLARSEETGRAIPPDDRRELLASVKAQMTELASLIGDLQELSRPDAAAPGRLGVVALHEIAEAALSRARLRGPELVFTSDLRPWYVRGEAAALERAVVNVLDNAVKFSPPGGSVEVALRAGELTVRDHGPGIPAEDLPHVFERFWRSPSARALPGSGLGLSIVARTAARAGGSAELRAAGDGGPGTEAVLRIPGAPTPPPSEPPSERPPEPPSDRSVVPDQ from the coding sequence GTGAGCCCGCTCGCCCGCTTCCGCGCGCTGCCGCTGCGCTCCCGGCTGGCCCTGCTGGTCACGGTGGCGGTGGCGCTGGCCGTGGCCACCGTGGCCGGGGTGTCCTGGGTGGTGGTACGGGCCCAGCTCGACAACCAGCTGAACCAGTCCCTGATGGCCACCAACCCGACCAGCCAGGTGCTGGACCGGCTGCGCAGCGGCTGCCCGGCCCGCCCGCCGGCCCAGCCCCAGCAGGACATCGCCGAAAAACTGAACGCGACCGTCCAGATCGTCACGGCGGACGGCAACCACTGCTGGGTGAGCGGCCAGACCGACCTCCCGGTCCTCGCCCTGGACAGGGAGGTCGCGACGGGCCGCAAGAACAAGGCCCTGCACGACGCGACCACCGACAACGGCGTGCGGATGCGCGTCTACACCTTCGCCGCGCAGACCACCCCCGGTGCGCCGATCTTCGCGGTCTCGGTGGCCCGGCCGCTCTCCGACATCGACAAGCCGCTGTCCACCCTGGCCTGGGTGCTGCTGCTGGTCTCCGCCCTCGGCATCGCCGGCGCCGGCGCGGCCGGCCTGTGGGTGGCCCGTACGGGGCTGCGGCCCGTGGACGAGCTGACCGAGGCCGTCGAGCACATCGCCCGCACCGAGGACCTGACGGTGCGCATCCCCGACGAGGGCGACGACGAGATCGCCCGCCTGTCGCGGTCCTTCAACTCCATGACGGCGGCCGTGGCCTCCTCCCAGGAGCGGCAGGCCCAGCTGATCGCGGACGCCGGGCACGAGCTGCGCACCCCGCTGACCTCGCTGCGCACCAACATCGAGCTCCTCGCACGCAGCGAGGAGACCGGCCGGGCCATCCCGCCCGACGACCGGCGGGAGCTGCTGGCCTCGGTCAAGGCGCAGATGACGGAGCTGGCGTCGCTGATCGGGGACCTGCAGGAGCTGTCCCGGCCGGACGCGGCCGCCCCGGGCCGGCTGGGTGTCGTCGCCCTGCACGAGATCGCCGAAGCCGCGCTGTCGCGGGCCCGGCTGCGCGGCCCGGAGCTGGTCTTCACATCGGACCTGCGGCCCTGGTACGTACGGGGCGAGGCGGCGGCGCTGGAGCGGGCCGTGGTCAACGTCCTGGACAACGCGGTGAAGTTCAGCCCGCCGGGCGGCTCGGTCGAGGTGGCGCTGCGGGCGGGCGAGCTGACCGTACGGGACCACGGGCCCGGCATCCCGGCGGAGGACCTGCCGCACGTGTTCGAGCGGTTCTGGCGGTCCCCCTCGGCCCGCGCCCTGCCCGGCAGCGGCCTGGGCCTGTCGATCGTGGCCCGTACGGCGGCCCGCGCGGGCGGCAGTGCCGAGCTGCGGGCGGCGGGGGACGGCGGCCCGGGCACGGAGGCGGTGCTCCGCATCCCGGGCGCGCCGACGCCGCCGCCGTCGGAGCCGCCGTCGGAGCGCCCGCCGGAGCCGCCGTCGGATCGGTCAGTTGTGCCCGATCAGTGA
- a CDS encoding phosphatidylinositol-specific phospholipase C has protein sequence MAGMAGIGTGAGTGEATGRGAGARTDTRPGTGIGRRAFLAGALAAGAAAGLGAAAAPAAAAALGTQDWMSGLGDSTALQRMTIPGTHDSGATRGGLYVACPNTSIAQQLDSGIRFLDVRCRVTGGSFAIHHGSFFQDLMFGDVLVACWNFLAAHPGETVLMRVKQEYSGESDAAFRAVFDDYLDRRGWRPLFRIADTLPTLGQARGKVVLLADNGGLPGLRYGDGGVFDIQDDWNAEPFAKRGKIENHFRKAVQQPGRLFVNYVSTSAYLPPRWNSDRLNPQAHSFVDGGEMAGRTGLGIVPMDFPNTRSGLVASLIGHN, from the coding sequence ATGGCGGGCATGGCGGGCATCGGTACGGGCGCCGGCACGGGCGAGGCCACCGGTAGGGGCGCGGGCGCGCGCACGGACACGCGCCCGGGCACGGGCATCGGCCGGAGGGCGTTCCTCGCCGGTGCACTGGCCGCGGGAGCGGCCGCCGGGCTGGGGGCCGCAGCCGCTCCCGCCGCCGCCGCGGCGCTCGGCACCCAGGACTGGATGTCCGGCCTCGGCGACTCCACCGCCCTCCAGCGGATGACCATCCCCGGCACCCACGACTCCGGCGCGACCAGGGGCGGGCTGTACGTCGCCTGCCCGAACACCTCGATCGCCCAGCAGCTCGACTCCGGCATCCGCTTCCTCGACGTCCGCTGCCGGGTCACCGGCGGATCCTTCGCGATCCACCACGGGTCCTTCTTCCAGGACCTGATGTTCGGCGACGTCCTGGTCGCCTGCTGGAACTTCCTCGCCGCCCACCCGGGCGAGACCGTCCTGATGCGGGTCAAGCAGGAGTACTCCGGCGAGAGCGACGCCGCCTTCCGAGCCGTCTTCGACGACTACCTCGACCGCCGCGGCTGGCGCCCGCTGTTCCGGATCGCCGACACCCTGCCCACCCTCGGGCAGGCCCGCGGCAAGGTGGTCCTGCTCGCGGACAACGGGGGCCTGCCGGGCCTGCGCTACGGCGACGGCGGCGTCTTCGACATCCAGGACGACTGGAACGCCGAACCCTTCGCCAAGCGCGGGAAGATCGAGAACCACTTCCGCAAGGCCGTCCAGCAGCCCGGCAGGCTCTTCGTCAACTACGTCAGCACCTCGGCCTACCTGCCGCCGCGCTGGAACTCCGACCGCCTCAACCCGCAGGCGCACTCCTTCGTCGACGGCGGGGAGATGGCCGGCCGGACCGGGCTGGGCATCGTCCCCATGGACTTCCCCAACACCCGCTCCGGCCTGGTCGCCTCACTGATCGGGCACAACTGA
- a CDS encoding bifunctional metallophosphatase/5'-nucleotidase, whose amino-acid sequence MSATPQRHRRNRRLTFAALAVTAGAGAMVAAALPAGAASGGGKAKSRTVEVQMLSINDFHGTLEPPQGSSGTVTERQADGTTKAIPAGGVEYLATSLREARKGHEYSVTAAAGDMIGGSPMLSGLFHDEPSIEALNKLGLNVSSVGNHEFDEGKAELRRMAYGGCHPVEGCYEFGKEFTGSTFQYLAANVTDEKTKRPLMSPTYVWKKGDVKIGFIGVTLEGTPDVVTAEGVKGLKFGDEIETINKYAAELNKQGVKSIVALIHEGGLPANGAYNYDCDVPGAGAGISGAIVDIAKNVDAKVDALVTGHTHQAYACNIPDPAGNPRAVTSAASIGRLFTDTTLTYDRQTKDIVRTPVSAPKPVNKVVHRDQPKAADMTELLGRWNALAAPIANRPQGFISADIPGRGSAEPEKPLGDLIADAQLEALAPADKGGAQLALMNPGGIRSDLAYKASGSEGDGVVTYGESFTVQPFTNMMNIVDLTGAQLITALQQQVSGPVNGANPKILQVSKGFTYTLDMTKAGADRIVVDSVRLNGAPIDPAKTYRVAMNEFLAGGGDGFTVLKEHKNKLVGASDLDCFNAYLTKNSSASSPIAPPAANRITVVK is encoded by the coding sequence ATGTCAGCGACGCCACAACGGCACCGTCGAAACCGCCGGTTGACCTTCGCCGCCCTCGCCGTCACGGCCGGAGCCGGAGCGATGGTCGCGGCCGCACTGCCGGCCGGTGCCGCGAGTGGTGGCGGTAAGGCCAAGAGCCGGACCGTCGAAGTGCAGATGCTGTCGATCAACGACTTCCACGGCACCCTGGAGCCCCCGCAGGGCTCCTCCGGCACCGTGACGGAGCGTCAGGCCGACGGCACCACCAAGGCCATACCCGCGGGCGGGGTCGAGTACCTCGCGACCAGCCTGCGCGAGGCCCGCAAGGGCCACGAGTACTCCGTCACCGCGGCGGCCGGCGACATGATCGGCGGCAGCCCGATGCTGTCCGGTCTCTTCCACGACGAGCCGAGCATCGAGGCGCTGAACAAGCTGGGGCTGAACGTCAGCAGCGTCGGCAACCACGAGTTCGACGAGGGCAAGGCAGAGCTGCGCCGCATGGCGTACGGCGGCTGCCACCCGGTCGAGGGCTGCTACGAGTTCGGCAAGGAGTTCACGGGCTCCACCTTCCAGTACCTCGCCGCGAACGTCACCGACGAGAAGACCAAGCGCCCCCTGATGTCGCCCACCTACGTGTGGAAGAAGGGCGACGTGAAGATCGGCTTCATCGGCGTCACCCTGGAGGGCACCCCGGACGTCGTGACGGCCGAGGGCGTCAAGGGCCTCAAGTTCGGCGACGAGATCGAGACGATCAACAAGTACGCCGCCGAGCTGAACAAGCAGGGCGTGAAGTCGATCGTCGCGCTGATCCACGAGGGCGGTCTGCCCGCGAACGGCGCGTACAACTACGACTGCGACGTCCCGGGCGCCGGCGCCGGCATCTCGGGTGCGATCGTGGACATCGCCAAGAACGTCGACGCCAAGGTCGACGCGCTGGTCACGGGCCACACCCACCAGGCCTACGCCTGCAACATCCCCGACCCGGCGGGCAACCCGCGCGCGGTGACCTCGGCGGCCTCCATCGGCCGTCTGTTCACGGACACCACGCTCACCTACGACCGGCAGACCAAGGACATCGTCCGTACGCCGGTCAGCGCGCCCAAGCCGGTCAACAAGGTCGTCCACCGCGACCAGCCCAAGGCCGCGGACATGACCGAGCTGCTCGGTCGCTGGAACGCCCTGGCGGCCCCGATCGCCAACCGCCCGCAGGGCTTCATCTCGGCGGACATCCCGGGCCGCGGCTCGGCGGAGCCCGAGAAGCCGCTCGGCGACCTGATCGCCGACGCGCAGCTGGAGGCGCTCGCCCCGGCGGACAAGGGCGGCGCGCAGCTGGCCCTGATGAACCCGGGCGGCATCCGCTCCGACCTCGCCTACAAGGCCTCGGGCTCCGAGGGCGACGGCGTCGTGACGTACGGCGAGTCCTTCACGGTCCAGCCGTTCACCAACATGATGAACATCGTGGACCTGACCGGCGCGCAGCTGATCACCGCGCTCCAGCAGCAGGTCAGCGGGCCGGTCAACGGGGCGAACCCGAAGATCCTGCAGGTGTCGAAGGGCTTCACCTACACCCTCGACATGACGAAGGCGGGCGCGGACCGCATCGTCGTGGACTCGGTCAGGCTGAACGGTGCCCCGATCGACCCCGCCAAGACCTACCGGGTCGCGATGAACGAGTTCCTCGCGGGTGGCGGTGACGGCTTCACCGTCCTGAAGGAGCACAAGAACAAGCTGGTCGGCGCGTCCGACCTGGACTGCTTCAACGCCTACCTGACGAAGAACTCCTCGGCGTCCTCGCCGATCGCCCCGCCGGCGGCGAACCGGATCACCGTCGTCAAGTAG
- a CDS encoding response regulator transcription factor → MNPAEGEARILVVDDEPAVREALRRSLAFEGYAVQTAVDGLDALDKAASYAPGLIVLDIQMPRMDGLTAARRLRASGSTTPILMLTARDTVGDRVTGLDAGADDYLVKPFELDELFARVRALLRRSSYAARQAGPDAHEDALSFGDLRMDLTTREVTRAGRPVELTRTEFTLLEMFLAHPRQVLTREQILKTVWGFDFEPSSNSLDVYVMYLRRKTEAGGEPRLVHTVRGVGYVLRSGDGGPE, encoded by the coding sequence ATGAACCCCGCCGAAGGCGAAGCCCGGATCCTCGTCGTCGACGACGAGCCGGCCGTACGCGAGGCCCTGCGCCGCAGCCTCGCCTTCGAGGGGTACGCCGTGCAGACCGCCGTGGACGGACTCGACGCCCTCGACAAGGCGGCCTCCTACGCCCCCGGCCTCATCGTGCTGGACATCCAGATGCCCCGGATGGACGGGCTCACGGCCGCCCGCCGGCTGCGCGCCTCGGGCAGCACCACCCCGATCCTGATGCTCACCGCCCGCGACACCGTCGGCGACCGCGTCACCGGCCTCGACGCGGGCGCCGACGACTACCTCGTCAAGCCCTTCGAGCTGGACGAGCTCTTCGCCCGCGTCCGCGCCCTGCTGCGCCGCAGCTCCTACGCCGCCCGGCAGGCCGGCCCCGACGCGCACGAGGACGCCCTGTCCTTCGGCGACCTGCGCATGGACCTCACGACGCGCGAGGTCACCCGGGCCGGGCGGCCGGTGGAGCTGACCCGGACCGAGTTCACGCTGCTGGAGATGTTCCTCGCGCACCCGCGCCAGGTCCTGACCCGCGAGCAGATCCTCAAGACGGTGTGGGGCTTCGACTTCGAACCCAGCTCCAACTCCCTGGACGTGTACGTGATGTACCTGCGCCGCAAGACCGAGGCGGGCGGCGAGCCGCGCCTGGTCCACACCGTGCGCGGGGTGGGCTACGTCCTGCGCTCCGGCGACGGCGGGCCCGAGTGA
- the mshD gene encoding mycothiol synthase — MTDASAGPEPGRQIKTLDELTGEQADAVLDLIEDAARTDGTTAVSEQGRLQLRGGPRAGVRHFLLTDGGRLAAYGQLEDTDPVEAPAAELVVHPALRGRGHGRAMGMALLAASGKRLRVWAHGGKSAARHLAQVLGLTLFRELRQLRRPLAEGAPLPDPVLPPGVTVRAFQPGSDDAAWLAANAAAFAHHPEQGSLTQRDLDDRIAQPWFDAKGFFLAERDGELVGFHWTKVHAAEQLGEVYVVGVLPGAQGGGLGKALTAIGLQHLAAQGLPTAMLYVDADNPAALAVYEGLGFTTHEVDLMYRTES, encoded by the coding sequence ATGACTGACGCAAGCGCGGGCCCGGAGCCGGGACGGCAGATCAAGACCCTCGACGAGCTGACGGGGGAACAGGCCGACGCCGTCCTCGACCTGATCGAGGACGCGGCGCGTACGGACGGCACCACCGCCGTCTCCGAACAGGGAAGGCTCCAGCTGCGCGGAGGACCCCGCGCGGGTGTCCGGCACTTCCTGCTCACCGACGGCGGCCGACTCGCCGCGTACGGGCAGCTGGAGGACACCGACCCGGTGGAGGCACCGGCCGCCGAACTCGTCGTACACCCCGCCCTGCGCGGCCGCGGCCACGGACGGGCCATGGGGATGGCCCTGCTGGCCGCCTCCGGCAAGCGCCTCCGGGTCTGGGCCCACGGCGGCAAGTCCGCCGCCCGGCACCTCGCCCAGGTACTGGGCCTGACCCTCTTCCGCGAGCTGCGCCAGCTGCGCAGGCCGCTGGCCGAGGGGGCCCCGCTGCCGGACCCGGTCCTCCCGCCGGGCGTGACCGTACGGGCCTTCCAGCCCGGCAGCGACGACGCGGCCTGGCTCGCGGCTAACGCGGCCGCCTTCGCCCACCACCCCGAGCAGGGGTCGCTCACGCAGCGCGACCTGGACGACCGGATCGCGCAGCCGTGGTTCGACGCCAAGGGGTTCTTCCTCGCCGAGCGCGACGGCGAGCTGGTCGGCTTCCACTGGACGAAGGTCCACGCGGCGGAGCAGCTGGGCGAGGTCTACGTGGTCGGCGTCCTGCCCGGCGCCCAGGGCGGGGGCCTCGGCAAGGCCCTCACCGCGATCGGCCTCCAGCACCTGGCGGCCCAGGGCCTGCCGACGGCCATGCTCTACGTCGACGCCGACAACCCGGCGGCGCTGGCCGTCTACGAAGGCCTCGGCTTCACCACCCACGAGGTGGACCTGATGTACCGCACGGAAAGCTGA